The Castanea sativa cultivar Marrone di Chiusa Pesio chromosome 4, ASM4071231v1 sequence TGATGGATGGCAGAACACAGCATATGAAGATGATGAACAATTCACTGAAGACACAAAGTGAGAATTATATTTCATACGACTATTCATCTTTGATATTCTAGTGAGATTTTGCATCTAGTTGCTAATCATGTTATTTTATCCGTGTTTCTAGCTTCGTTTTCAGATTAGTAAATTTAGAGGAAAATGCAAAGTTCAAGGGAGAAAAACCATGTGTTAATCTCCATCATTTTGTCAAATCcgtcaaagaaaaatatgggtTAAAGTAAGGATCCTACTTTTAATCATTTGGATAGAGTATATCTGCAGCATGTACTAAAGAGAGTTAGTAAATATGCAGATTAGTGTATATATGGCATGCTTTAACCGGTTattggggggggaggggggggggggggcgatTAAAGCATTGGAAAGATACAGCCCCAAGTATGCTTATCCTGTTCAATCCCTGGGTAACCTAAGCCATATCATTTGTGTTACCATAGACCTGGTGCAGACGGGTGGAGTTGAATTTGTTCTTCCTTCAAAGATTTTCGATTTTTACAATGATGTACATGGCTACCTTTCGAGCTGTGGTATAGATGGAGTCAAGGTGGATGTTCAGAATATAGTGGAAACTGTTGGTGCTGGTTATGGGGGGACGCGTTGCATTGATAAGTCATTATCAAGAGGCTCTTGAAAAATCTGTTATGAGGAACTTCAAAAGCAATAACCTGATTTGCTCCATGAGCATGAGCAATGACTATCTATACAGGTTTGATTAATCtttatttctaaattaatatAGAAATCAGAACTAATTTTTGAATGAGAAAGTTGGCTATTTTCAGCTCAAAGAAGAGTGCAGCTGCTAGAGTATCTGAAGACTTTATGCCAAATGAGCCCACATTTCAGACCCTTCACATTGCTGCAGTAGCTTTTAACAGTCTGGTTTATGGAGAGATCGTTGTCCCAGATTGGGACATGTTTAATGTAAGATgaatcttttaatttattttgaattttctatgtGCTTACAACCAGTAATGAAGCCATTAGAGATCTTGGTTGCATTATTATGTTGAGGACCATCAATATCTTGGGTAGACTATGGCTAAGCTAAAACAACTTTTTTCACAATCTTCTAAGGTAGCAAGTTATGATCAAATCGCTTCACATGGACCAACCATTGACATCACATTTAGTATGCATTAATCACAACAGGCCATGTCAATAGTGAAATATTTGCATCCCTAGAGTTTCTGTTAGTATTTAGCTTGAAACTCTGTTCTCATCTGGACACCCTATAAATTGACTGATAAGAAGGAATAAAATTAGCATTATATTGTAATGTTCATTATCGTTTTAATGCTTCAACAGATAGCTCTAGTCCATAATAATACAAGGATATGTGTCtgtctttctttcatttcagaGTGAACACTACACAGCTGACTTCCACGGCTCAGCAAGAGCACTGGGTGGGTGTGCAGTATATGTAAGGTTAGCCAAGGAATTTACTGATTGAACTCTCCCTCTTTAGATGATATATAATAGTCATTTATTGAAGAAATACTGGTTGGTTTTTGAGGTTGTTTGTTTTTAACATATGCAGTGACAAGCCAGGCAGTCACAATTTCAATATCATCAGAAAGCTTGTATTGCCTGATGACTCTATCCTTAGAGCTAGATGTGCAGGCCGACCTACCCATGACTGTTTATTCAATGATCCGGTCACAGATGGGAAGAGGTGAGATAGTCAGTCActcttaaataaaagaattttgatatgaaataatagataataaaaattctctttttttttactgttcacaTATTGGCTCATTGCAGTCTACTCAAGATTTGGAACTTGAATAAATTATCAGGGATAATTGGTGTTTTCAATTGTCAAACAGCAGGGAAGTGGCCACCTGTACCAGGTTCTCAATATCTACCTCCCCCAGGATCTGCACCTTCACTTGAGTGCCATGTCAGCCCTGTGGAATTTCTAGAAAAGGTTGCAGATAAAAGTTGGAATGGAACCTGAGCAGTATATGCATTCCATTCAGGTCAAGTTCTATATCATGCAAGATGCCACCTTTGTTTCTGTAtgtattacttttttgctcaaGCCTGACTCATCAAGTTCATCATCATGCAGGATCTCTCTCTACAATGCCAAAGAAAGGAAGTTTTGAAGTTTGCTTGGGACTTCTGAAGAGTGAAATATTCACTATTTCTCCTATTAGGGTCAGCCATAATTCTAGCACTCTCCTTCATGTGTGGTCTAGAATCCGTAATAAATGGGGTCTAATATATagaattttcaactttttaaaaaggaagGTAAAGTAGAGAGAAGATTCAAACTCATGATCACATGCTCTAACACCATAATATATCACTGACTGACCCCAAAAACTAAAGCTGATCGAAAACTGTGAACTTAGTAATTTAATCAAAATTCTAACTATATATGTTTTGGGTCTTTTACATTACTTTAAAAGTGTGTTACTGCAACAGGTGTTGGGTCATGATATACAATTTGCTCCAATCAGATTGCTTGATATGTCCAACTCTGGAGGAGCAATTGAAGCTTTGGAATGCAATGAAGGTGAATCTGCATACATGGTGAAGGTCCAAGTACGAGGGTGTGGACGTTTTGGAGCCTATTCCAATACAAAACCTAGGTTTTGTACTGTAGACTCAAAAGAGAAACATTTCATGTACAATGCCCTTGCTAGCGATGGACTATTGATAATCAACCTGCAAGGTGAATGCAGTTTCGGAGATATTGAAATCGTTTATTGAGATTGTTGTGTTGCAATCTCTACTATCAACAAGTCTCAAGGGCGTTTAAGCTTGTGGTCAAAAGTATGCTGCTGAAGCCAGCATGAAATGACAGCTATGAGttgtaacaaaatataaatggtGTGGTGTTAATCATGaatgtaaaaatatgagttGCTCTGTTTCTGTACTGCTACTATGTTTAGCCAATGCATAATATGCATTACCTCCTTTTTCCTCATTGTTGGTTGTGCAATGTTGCCATGACTCTtaatccaaaaacaaaaggtGCAAAGTAATCCAATTAGCTATGGAAAGTTCACTGGTTGCAAACTCGCAATATCTTCATCATCTTCACATGATCAactccaaaactttttttttcatcaatgcAAAATGAACATCCGTAGAGATTTTGCTCAGAGAAATTGTTTATATAAGCAAGCTTTGAAGATCTAAATTGTCACCTCTTTCTTCATCATTTGGACTATCCGAGGGTGATTCTTGCTTTTCATCCCTCGACTGAAGATAATTATATCATATGGAGTCATGTTATGATCATGGCAGTAAGCACCAAAACAATCTTGACTCACTAGTTGCACCGTTTTCAATCAAGAAAATTCTTCTCAAATTGAACTCTTAACAATGGATCCACTGTAACAACATGGTCAAATTGAGATATCCAAAAATGTCATCTACTGCATCTTGCTTTTGAGATTTGGACAGATCTCAAATGAGTGTTTTCACAGGTGAACGGTCCACAAATATTTCAATTAGGAAAAACCATTCATAATCTAGTTCAAGATACAGTGTTCATTGCTACATACTTCACCAAATTGAAGTGATTATGGGATGAGGTCTCCGCTCTACAACCCATCCCTACACGTTCTTCTGGAGCATTGAAGGTATCATTAGCACTACTAGGACACCATGAAGCTTCTAATGGGGCTCAACAAATTGTATGCACATGGCCAAATTTTATTCATGGATCCCCTTCCCTCGATCAATCTAGCGTATGCATTGAGAAGAACATCAACGCACTATCCCTTTTTTTCATCCATTTCTTGTTCGTGTAATGTTGGCAGCCTCGGCCCTTGGGGCAAACTTCTTAACAAATCATGAAGCCCCCCATTCACAAGAAGGAACGACCTAAGTGCAATCATTGTGATTATGAATGACACATTATAGAATGGTGTTACAAGATTTTATGGGTGCCCAACTGGCTCCTAGAATGGCAAACCAAACTCCAAACCTATTGCTCACCGCGTCGCCTCTCACAAATTTATAGAAGGTTCCAACATCTTACCCTTTACATCTTGACCAATATCAGCAACTCCTCTCCATCTTGAGCACTATGGCTAATACACCATCCATGACAATTCATTATGGATTCTAGATAGTGAAGCATCAATCTCATGGTTAGATCTCCAATTTAATTCTCTGCCATCCTTTCCCTATAcacaatttttctaaaatttactGCGATAACAAGGCTTCAATTCACATAGCTTTGAACCCAATCTTCTTTGAACATACAAAAGATAAATTGTCATATAATACATGAAAAACAAAACGAGCTCATCCAAACTGCACTCTGCACTCACTCAATCAAATCCATTGAGGTTAACTGGCCCTTCATCAAGTATTGTGGTTTGGGAGCGTGTGCTCAGTTCAACATTGGaacactttttttctttaaaagttAATCTTTAGTTGTTTAAACGACACAACATCTTCTTATGGAAGCATGTCGTTGACATATAATCTCTTTGCCAATGCTGTCGGTTATTCAACTCAACGACAGCTTTTGTTGctttttcttagtttctttcttcaaCAACCTTCTAACCTCTTTGTTTGGTCTTGGGATAGTATAAGATACCCAACTACCCATCAAGTCAAGTTAGCCAAACAAGGTTTTGTCAACGACACATCTAAGCCCATAATCGTCAAAGCCCTTTTGGTTGGACTTGGACCCAagtacaaaaatgaaaaatctacaagtttTGTAGCACACTGaaacctctctctcactctctctccacCACCCCTTATCCTCAACCCTCCTCTAAAACCCTTCTCCCTCTCTAGAAATGGCTTCCTCAGCTACAACAGTCTTCAGACCCATGTCAATGTCAGAGTCATCATCATGCTTAATCACTCTTCCCTCACTcttcaccaccaccacaaaaaaCCCATCTCGAATTCTCTCTGTACCATCCAAACCCATCAAACTCCACCTCTCATACTCCCACACTTCACTCTTGTCCCTCACAAACAAAACCCAGTTTTCCTCCATAGCCACCTTTGTAGCCCAGACCTCAGACTGGGCTCAACAAGAAGAAGACAACAACACCATCACCATTAACCAACAAGGAGAAGAAGAGCCCATCTGGGAAAACCAAGAGACCAATGTTTCAGGTTTTGAAGCTGAGGGAGAGGACTCAATTATTGAGGGTGGTGATAAAGATGGggtttttgaggagagagatgaagaggaagagactTCTGTGGAACCCCCAGAAGAAGCTAAGCTATTTGTTGGAAATTTGCCTTATGATGTTGATAGTCAGAAATTGGCTGAGCTTTTCGAGCAGGTTGGCACTGTGGAGGTAGCTGAGGTAAAGTTTATGGCTTTaaggtttttgtgttttttgggtattttaatGGTTTTGAGAATTATGGAAGGGTACGATATTTGGGCGTGTTTATGGTTTTGTTTATGTGGTTGTAGGTTATTTACAACAGAGATACTGATCAGAGTCGTGGGTTCGGGTTTGTGACGATGAGTACTGTTGAAGAAGCTGAGGAGGCTGTTGAGAAGTTCAGCAGCTATGTAAGTTGCCTgcacttcttttctttcttttctgtgTTGAGTAATCCATTAGTATTTCATTTCATTAGTGTCTAAGTTTTTATGAAGCTATGGAATTGAAAAGAGACTAGAGAAATAAAGTaggaaaataaacaaatacacaaTGATAAAGGGTTCCAAAATTAAGATTGGAAGAGAAAAAATACAAGGTTTGAAACCATAGGAGCAAGCAGTCATAATAGAGCAATGATGATAACTAGGGTGAGAATCTGATCTTTTGAGGGTGAAAGTGCTGAGTATCCTAAACTAGCTGAAAGTTATTTCTCATTGATGGAAACGGCCAGgttgacaagttcaaagagagagagagagagagagagagagagagagagagagagagagagagagagagagagaggcagtaTACCTgataattatgtatttttttctgATTGGAAAGTTAACATTGGCACCCAATGGGTCTTCAATCCATGACCTCACCTTCCATCCCATTATTATTAGAGGGGGAAGGGCCAATTGAGCTGTAGCTCATTGGTATTTGATTTTATGTACCAGGAGAAAACAAAAGTGTTGGTGGCTATGAAAATATGTGCCGATTTCAGCAGCCAACATATGAAGTTTATAAGTGGCATTGTCCAGATGTTCACATGAGGTACAAGTATTATGatgttaattggtgatttgcaGATAGCAATAAAGTAGAAGCAGGGAGTGGTGTTTGTTGGTGATTAGTAGCATTTTGAAACCAATGCCTATAGCTGAACGACTCTTTTGTGATGCTCCTTCTAGTTTTAGGCTTTAGGTGGACATCGGTAACATCCTGTCAAATCATTATAAAAGGGATTGGTTATTTAGTCATTTCATTTGTTTGGAGTAACAGAACCTAAGATGATCTACATTGAGGTTAGTAGGCACAGCAATGCTGTCTGCCAGAATAGTGTGGAGTGTGGACAACCAAACAGAGGTTGGATCATTGTATAGATGTATGGAATACTAAGGTTGATTGATATGCCATTCCCCGCGTGGAAAACTCTTGATTCGggcctctccaaaaaaaaaaaaaagaacaaattttttttactcaaaaaaagcaaaagcacaGTTTAACTCTTATATAATCACTTTCtcataaattcattttaaacaaaagaattCAATAATCACGCAATTGTGTCAAAATTAGAACTTAAATTGTTAGCTCAAAATGATTTTCATCTATGACTTTTCTCCTTGTGGACTGAACCTTGTTATTGATCAAGTGCCCATTGAGAAATGGGCCTCAAGAGTCAAGACTAATATAGGTGGCTTTTGTACCTGTGATAGCATTTGTAACATCATTGTAATCTTGTCTGTAAGGCTGCAGCTTGAGACAAGCTTCAAGAAGAGATCTGATCTTTCCATTTATACATGCATCAGCATTTGaactaaatttgagtctttcaGCCAACAAGCCCATTGAGCCCATCAATAGTTTTCTCCCTTTTACAACCTTCCCCCTTGCTCATCTGACCTATTTTTGATTATGTACTTCTACGGAAGTAATATCTATTCACTCTTATTGAGATGTTTAAATTGACATTTATCTAAAGATTGGCATAATGTTACTGAGTGTTCAAGTTGAAGGTGCACTTTTTGTCCTTAACAATGTGAATGAAATGTACACAGACTCTATTCTAGTATTTATATCATAAAGCTCTATCTTTGTAATCTAGTATGCGGTTATAAGAAGTAATATGCTAGAAGGGCATTCACCCATCCATTGTAGCAGTGGAATGGATTTGTATTAAGTTTTCTCCTTTTATTGGAGTGTGGTGTGTTTATTTGTTGGCTTGCAATCACTCAAATTTTACTAGCATGCATACAGATCAAGTATTTGTTAACATCCCAAAACCCTTCTTTGGTGCTCCTAATGTTTGTCTCATTTATTCTTGATTGCGACAATGGCTAGTGTTTTACCTTTTGGTTCTTGATGGCTACATTTTCTGTGGGAGAAAGTATGGTCATTTAAGAGTTGTGGAAGCTATTTCCCtggaaaaaatattatcaatcaTATGGTGCACATGGATTTTACTTAGCTGAAATTTTTCCCTTCAGAATTGCTCTAATAAATTTATGACATAAATACCAGGTTATGCCTGCTTTTTAATATATTCatctttcttttgcttttgttttttaaatttgatctTTGAGTAGCCATATGCTCTCATGGAATAAGAACTTTCAGTAGTCACATCAACTATGGTGTTCAAGAAGGAATCTGCATATTATTTACCAgaatttctttcctttgtttatATGATAAAATGGAACAacttaccaacaaaaaaaaaaaagataatatggAACCCTCAAAACGCATCTCTGTATATTTGAAGTCTACATCCCTAGGAAAGGGGGAATTCCTTCAGCACCGCTTTAGAAGAGGAAAGACAATCTTTCATTTTGTAGGAAAATGATACAGACACAGAAGCGTACAAAACCTTAAGCCAGCACCCACCACTTGACAGCTGTTGGATTGTGGGTTGTGCTTTTTTATATTGTAGTTacatttttttaccaaaatttgCTTATACTTTTTTATAAAGGACTTACCCTGAATTATGTGCTCTATCTAATCACATTGCTCTTCCCCAATTTTTTACTGTTCTTCCTTCACATATACACACGAAAACACATACTTCCTCCAATTAACATGTCTTAAGGAATGAGTTGAGTCATCTGAGGGTTtgtctatttctctctctttgaataGGATTTAGGTGGAAGGCCGTTGACTGTTAACAAGGCTGCTCCAAGAGGAGCTCGGCCTGAGCGCCCTCCTCGTGCATTTGAACCTGGCTTCAGAATTTATGTTGGTAACTTGCCATGGGATGTGGATAATGGTCGCCTGGAGCAGATTTTCAGTGAACATGGCAAGGTGGAACAAGCTCGGGTACTTTTCGACAGAGAGACTGGCCGTTCACGTGGTTTTGGCTTTGTAACAATGTCAAGTGAGACTGAAATGAATGATGCCATTGCTGCTCTTGATGGACAGGTATAtgcctttttcctttcttaGAACAATTAATTCTGTTTCATCCAATATGGACTCCAAAACAAGAAGTTTTATTTCATCAAATTAGCATACACCATAtggttcttcaagttcttcaagaaCTTGTTGTAAAGACTTGTGTCTGCCATCTAATGTATTATCTCATTTGGGTGTGTGGCTGATGCAGAGTTTGGATGGGAGGGCGATAAGAGTGAATGTTGCTGAAGAAAGACCAAGGCGTACCTTCTAACTTCAGCTAATATGAAGCCAAAGATCTGCATCTGCTGGTTCTGGTTCTGGACTCTTTTTCGATAGTGCaattttaatatgaaatttttgtCAGCTAGTTTTAATTAAGAATTTGgtgttaattttgttttatatatttttttgttcaattcGAAATGATATTAAAATCACTATTGACCCCATAATATTTTTGGGTAATTATCGTTTTTATCACCGTTTATTGTATTTTCCTAGAATgatatcatatttttcttttcttttcttttcttttcttttttgggctcTTCACCTAGATGCAAAATGGTACTAGACTACCTAAGCTATTGGTAACCCACAAATGATAAAAGCTTGGAGATTGGCTACTAGATCTAGTGTTTATGCTGCCTGCCTCTGGACATGCTGAATTTTCTTTCAGGAAAGAATGGGTTCCCTTGACATTGACAAACTTTCTTATTCTAGACCATCAATGTGGCATACTCTCCACAACGAAATCATTTAGGCCTTTTCAGTTACACCCATGTAATTAGTGATCACTCTGAGATTTAACAGTAAACCCTCGCCAAGCAAATGGCCAGTTGATAAAGACTTAAGGTACATTCACATCATGGCATAAAAGAGAAATTACGGGTTTCA is a genomic window containing:
- the LOC142631259 gene encoding 28 kDa ribonucleoprotein, chloroplastic encodes the protein MASSATTVFRPMSMSESSSCLITLPSLFTTTTKNPSRILSVPSKPIKLHLSYSHTSLLSLTNKTQFSSIATFVAQTSDWAQQEEDNNTITINQQGEEEPIWENQETNVSGFEAEGEDSIIEGGDKDGVFEERDEEEETSVEPPEEAKLFVGNLPYDVDSQKLAELFEQVGTVEVAEVIYNRDTDQSRGFGFVTMSTVEEAEEAVEKFSSYDLGGRPLTVNKAAPRGARPERPPRAFEPGFRIYVGNLPWDVDNGRLEQIFSEHGKVEQARVLFDRETGRSRGFGFVTMSSETEMNDAIAALDGQSLDGRAIRVNVAEERPRRTF